One region of Salvia miltiorrhiza cultivar Shanhuang (shh) chromosome 3, IMPLAD_Smil_shh, whole genome shotgun sequence genomic DNA includes:
- the LOC131018987 gene encoding uncharacterized protein LOC131018987 produces the protein MEDAPRRRGRGRGRGRGRGRGRGFIPEEPIQQVAPNRTAEEKFRKEKPPTFDGLGDPTDAEKWVRAIERIFNYIRCDDEDKVTCATYQLVDEADFWWESVRRTMTEEQWENFTWEDFKTELYEKYIPGCYRQKKQNEFWNLKQRAGTVTEYDRAFNQLSRYAPTLVDTDEKRAEKFRNGLRHEISISLASQGGLTYAQTLSRALTIESLLPKEKGKAPGQSGFVPPQDGGKGKRKWNEGTGGNPGNGNGKKPWVANQNQNQRQNQQPQTMGRPLCPKCQRPHSGECLKGMNICYRCGETGHYASVCPKKNGGAPQQQNPRNQQRQNQGPGGQRGQPQNARAYALNQNQAAGNQGNLAGMINVFDVPIVALFDTGASHSFISHAACKRLELAPQLAEITLEVSTPGNGRLTAKDIISNLELNIGAETFKADLYVITMIEFDIILGMDWLTQVGATILCSERKISFQSAGKEKASFHGIRMGGRVPVISAMKATKIMRTGECQAFLVSLTGEHEVKKTIEEVPVVREFKDVFPEELPGMPPNRQLEFTIDLEPGAAPVSKAPYRMAPPELQELKVQLQELLDRIKQAHDKE, from the exons ATGGAAGACGCACCAAGAAgacgcggtaggggacgaggacgtggtcgtggtcgtggacgcggcaggggattcatccctgaagagccaatccaacaagtagcaccaaatcgtactgctgaagagaagtttcgcaaggaaaaacctccaacATTTGACGGGCTGGGCGATCCAACAGACGCCGAAAAGTGGGTTAGGGCCATAGAGCGTATCTTTAACTACATCCGTTGCGATGACGAAGACAAAGTAACTTGTGCAACCTACCAACTGGTGGacgaagccgacttctggtgggaatcggtgaggcgcacaatgactgaggaacagtgggaaaatttcacttgggaagatttCAAGACTGAATTATACGAGAAATACATACCGGgatgctatagacagaagaagCAGAATGAGTTCTGGAATCTGAAGCAGAGGGCTGGGACAGTTACTGAGTACGATAGAGccttcaatcagctatcaagatatgctccgacgctggtggacactgatgagaagcgTGCAGAAAAATTCAGGAATGGACTGCGCCACGAGATATCAATCTCCCTAGCAAGCCAGGGAGGTCTCACCTACGCACAAACTTTGAGCAGGGCTCTTACcattgagtcattgctaccaaaggaaaaagggaaagctccgggacagtctggatttgtaccacctcaagatggtggtaaaggaaaaagaaagtggaacgAAGGAACTGGAGGAAACCctggaaatggaaatgggaagaaaccatgggttgctaaccaaaatcagaatcagcGTCAGAACCAACAGCCGCAAACAATGGGACGACCACTCTGCCCAAAGTGTCAGCGACCTCATTCAGGGGAATGCCTGAAAGGAATGAATATATGCTATAGATGTGGGGAaactgggcactatgcttcagTATGTCCGAAGAAGAACGGAGGAGCACCTCAACAGCAAAACCCCAGAAATCAACAGCGACAAAATCAGGGTCCTGGAGGACAACGGGGACAGCCACAGAatgctagggcctatgcccttaaccaaaatcaagcagcgggaaaccaaggaaacttggcaggtatgattaATGTTTTCGACGTGCCGATTGtagctttgtttgatactggagcgtcCCACTCTTTCATTTCACATGCTGCTTGTAAGAGATTAGAACTGGCTCCACAATTGGCTGAGATAACTTTAGAAGTTAGCACCCCTGGTAATGGAAGATTGACTGctaaggacattatctcgaacTTAGAGCTGAACATAGGTGCTGAAACATTTAAGGCAGATTTGTATGTCATCACTATGATAGAGTTTGACATAATCCTAGGGATGGACTGGCTTACTCAAGTCGGTGCCACGATACTGTGTAGCGAGAGAAAGATCTCTTTCCAATCCGCTGGAAAGGAGAAGgcaagttttcatggcataagaatgggaggaagagtaccagtgatttcGGCGATGAAGGCCACAAAGATAATGAGAACGGGAGAATGTCAGGCTTTTCTGGTCAGTTTGACAGGAGAACATGAAGTAAAGAAAACGATCGAAGAAGTTCCAGTGGTGCGAGAATTcaaagatgtttttcccgaagaaTTGCCCGGTATGCCACCGAACAGACAACTAGAATTCACGATTGATCTAGAACCCGGGGCAGCACCAGTgtcaaaggcaccatacagaatggccccgccagagttacaagaattgaaagtgcaactacaagaactgttGGAT aGAATTAaacaagctcacgataaagaatag